In Aquila chrysaetos chrysaetos chromosome 24, bAquChr1.4, whole genome shotgun sequence, the genomic stretch ccatgaaaataacTTTGCCTTTTTCATCCAGATGCAaatttgctacagaaaaaaagctctttagAAGCCTACGCCTGCTTTTAACTCATCTCgttttattctgtatttgcactgcccaaagaaaacaggatgTCCAAATAAATAGCTGGCATCAACCCAGGACAGTTGACTGTACGTGGTGCAATTCAAGATGCTGGTAGCAGTAGTAACAGatttcctgctgcctttcaaaGAGGGTGGTAGGGCGAGGGTGGGCTCTGTGCTGATGTAGTAGCACCAGCACCATGAAGAACACACATACACAGGGATGGCCCTCGCCCTGTAAGGCTTACGGGGTAAAGAAATGTAATTCCTCTTCACAAAGATCAGCTTTCCTTACACAGCTACTGCTAACAGTGTGACTAGTAGCAACTCCAGAGAAAAAACTGCTACTGCATGTGCCCAGATACTCTCATCTCAAAAGGACTCCCTGTTCTCATGGCACATCCCAGATACCAGTCCCAGTCTGAAAGCGGTGCCTGTTTTTCAGTGCCCTTCTGAAAATCCCACCATCCTCCCTTTCAGCCAGTTACAGGCACAAATTGGGCATGCTGAGTAGAATGAAGACTCCAGCTTTGCACCATACTCCGCACAAAATTCCCTAGAACAATAAGCAGTTTAATAATGAAGTGCTGAACCAAAACTGCTCCCTAGAAAGCCCAAAGCATGTTCTGGGCATCACACATGCAGGaagctggttttgcctgtgTCACAGCCTGTCTTGCCTGTAAAATGCATAGAGCTCAGAGCACTGAATGGGAAGTTCTTTACTGCGCTACAATACTTGTCAATCACTGGCACTGATAACGCTTGCACCTCCAAGCTAACATGGTCACAGCATGATTATTAAGACAAAGAGCAGTCATCTGGGTCAGGAATACTTTTTCATCAGCCTAAGCTGCTCCTAATTTCATCTGAGAAGAGACTGAAGGCTGCTGTAGTTctatcttttccttcttctcttgcCAAATCTCTCCTTTACAGGAACATGGTTGTTTTACTTCTCTCATCTCAATCATGGAATGCCCTCAGACATTGTAACCTTTAGTGTCATGAAATCATTATTTAGCTCTTGCCTCGTTTAGAGCTATTTTTAGTAAACTGGAAGTCTAGCTCTAGATCCATCCAGGTGCAATTCAACATGAAGTAAATGCGGGTTCAAtggtttatttaaaatcttttttccctgtaaaaacGCAATTGTTGTCCTGCATCTACTCCATATATTTCCATGAttgggaagagaaagcagccaAACCCAAATATTATCACTTGAAGCTGAGTAAAGCTGCTGGATACATCAGAAGATTAACAACACTCATCATGCTCTGATGGGCTTGGAGGACAGACTCATCTGGAACCCTTCTGAAGCACATGGGTCACATATTTATGTCAAAGTACTCCCTTGCCAGGACACACCTGAGCATGTCTGATGTGCAGCACCAAATCTTCCTCAGAGGCTGACTCCTTCTGCATCAGAAGGTGTCACTGGCCCCAAAATCCAGGGAGATCTCCTCCCCTGGCACTATGtacatattgaaaaaaaagtaaaattaaaatagccaTTTGTGCATGTAGGCTCTATTGGCAACTTTGATCTTTACCTACTGTTCATAAAACCCTCACAGATAAgcatttgcaatttaaaaataaaatgttttttgtttgtttgttttaaagaataatttctaCACTTCTGTCAGCCAACTGATTTCAATCACGGCATAATCTAAGAATAAAGCAAATCCTAGCCAAGAATGGCTACCACGGCACCCTCAAGAGCCaaccctgctgccagcctgcagcaAGGGGGAGCAGCATATCCCAACTCCTCACATCCCTACACCCCAGCTAGGAATTTGTCGTGAATTCCAGttgattttctttatattgtttGTCTTTTAGCTTAGGAATGATCCAGTCCTTGTGATGGCTGCACTTCAAGAGAGCAGTGGGGAGGAGAGGCTTCTGGGCAGCATCTGGCGTTAATGGCAGTGCTCCGTGATGTCCACAACAACTgcctttttccagctgaagaagaaatagcCCGTTCCTGCCCCTGCTGCCACAGCTATGCAGAGGTATCCATTGTATGTCATGAAGATCAACATGAGGAAGTAACTGACTACGACTTGAATGATGTGCAGTACAGTCTGCAGGAGGTGAGGGAAACTCAGCATCTGCTGCCTGAgaacacaaaacccaaagaataGTCAGCATCCATGAGATACAGGCTGGAAAACGCACATCCCCAAAGAGAAAACTTAGCTCTTAGGCTGATAGGATGCCAAGGTGGGCGTGAAATGTCAGAGAAGATAACAAAGCAGGCTGGACATAGACTTCTGCATGTGGTTTTCCCCACAGAGCTGACTAATAACAAAGAAAGCATGGTACTTGCTGGGAGGACAAAACTTTTAGCTGAGAAACAGACTTCTACGAGCTTATTTTACCCCCACATTCAATAAGCAGAATGGCTTCTTTTCTGAGTAGAGGCTTTGACTACCTGTCAACAGAAGGATCCTGAGTATTTTCTGTCAGGGTTGCTGGCTATAACACCCAAATTCTGTTCCTGGGAACTCCCCAAATGTGTTCGTTactgctctggaaaaaaaataagcttatCTGACTccttgctgctttcctccttttcataaaatcatagaattgtttaggttggaaaagacctttaagatcatcgagtccaaccgtcaacccaacaccaccatgcccactaaaccatgtcctgaagtgccttgtctacatgttttttaatacctccagggatggtgacaccaccacttccctgggcagcctgttccaatgcctgacaaccctttcagtaaagaaatttttcctaatatccaatctaaacctctgctagtgcaacttgaggccatttcctcttgacctatcactagttacttgatagaagagactgagccccacctcgctacaacctcctttcaggtagagagcgataaggtctcccctcagcctccttttctccaggctaaacaaacccagttctctcagccactcctcataagacttgtgctcccCCATCCTAAAGGGTGGCCAAGTGACTCAAGCAGCATCCTCCAGCATCAAGCAGTGTCCCAGCTGGAGTCAACATACTTTGCAGACAGTAATACTGGCTGCATAAAGTTTTTTCTGTCACAGTTTTCGCCTTTGtcagctgctgaagaaactTGTCTTACAATGAAGTGAAATTCTTACCCAACAGTTTTGTGCGTCTCCATCAAGATAGTGCCATTGGGACCTGGCACTGGCATGGAATTGTAGCGAATGCTGACTTGGGATTTACGGAGCAGACACTCTCGGGCAATCTTAAGGCCTTCATAAAACATGGCCAGGAAGAAGACAGCCACAAAAGCACCAGCCATTTCTGACAAAAGAGGAAACATTATTTTATCTGTGCAACAAAAGACATTTGCTTCAAAACATGTCAGAAGATGCATTGTGTAATTCAACAAGCATGTCACACTGCAGTCTATGGCTGGGCACTGTGTGCACGCATGTACAGATGGTAAACGTGAAGTTCACCCACACACTAATTGGAATTTCACCCATGAAGTGAAACCAGCAATCACACTTGCTAATAAGACCAGTCAAATTTTTGAACGATACAAAgatctccctttttctttcacccCACAGACGCCATTTAAAACAGATGCAACACAGTGTGCCTGCATATTTTTGGCATAAATAGCAAGGTAATCCTGAAACATTAATCAACTGCAAACTTTTTGTTTGGAGTGGACAACAGTTTTACTAACCTCCAGGAGTATTGATTGTAAGTCCAGAAAACAGCAATGGAACGTTCTCATAGCTGAAGTGGAAAGTCATTGCCTGCACAAAACGTAAAGAACATCAAAATGAGCCTGAATAGCTCATCCTGAGCTGGAGCTCACAACAAGATTTAGCAAAAGGTTTTTGTATTATGACAAGAACCTAGATCATTTCAGTTGGTCACCAGATAGACTCGAAGAAACTCTTCTGTAAATCTAGTGTAACACACACAAGTGAGACATGGCTAAAGATGCTCCAGGTTCCAATTCTAGTGGACAGTTCTTTTGGGCAGTGCCCCTGGGGAGAAAGCACTGTCCTTTACAGTACCTGCTACAGAAAAGTGCCTTCTCCTTGCTTTTGGAGCTCCTTTTCTCCTCAGCATCAGAAGTAGTCAGGGATTGGGGATGTCTCTGGAGCTCATCCTTGCCTCCTCATGACTACTCATGGGCTGGGGTACAGGgcactttcttttccccacctTGATCTCCTGTGGGCTCATATGGATAAGGGCCCCTATAGTGAATCCTCTGGTCCCATCCTGCATCGTGCCAGCAGACTATTGTCTCCCTACAGAACCTCCTAATATCCTATGGGAAATAGAGACCTAAATACAGGTACAACAAGGAGTATTATACATAAAGCAGGACCACAGCTTCCCCTGGGTGGAAATAAGGGCTCCTGAACCTGCATAGTCAATGATGTGGAAAAGGGAGACATCAATGATCCCCCAGCCAGCTGGAGTTCATATAATCTTCCCACCGAGGTAAATACACTGCAGTTTAGCATGTCTTGACCACAGCTGCATACAATGTTTTCACATGTAAAGTGAAGCTAGAGGAACTCCTCTTTGAACTCCCCTCATTGCTTAATTAAGGTTATTTGCTGAAGATCAGAATTATGATTAATTTTAGCATCCTTAAGAATCAGCAGACATTCATTACCCCAAGAGCAAAAATTACTATAAAACATCTTTTAGAGAGTAGTTCCATTTCTTTAatgaatttaacatttttacatttaaaacaaaaaccacacaaaccaaAGAGCATTACAGCCTAGTTCCATAAACTACAGCTGAAGTAGAGCCTGTTACTTGGTGCAAGTGAGGAATGGAAATATGCATACATTAAAATGCGTTCAGTCTAT encodes the following:
- the SLC31A1 gene encoding high affinity copper uptake protein 1 isoform X2 — its product is MRLGTDPANLWRKEGLPDPVLAAKSIGGRTLGSHFSTCLLNISVVKMSHNHHMNSSMLPTMHPPEHHHSTAAPGHSHVSDMMMVAMTFHFSYENVPLLFSGLTINTPGEMAGAFVAVFFLAMFYEGLKIARECLLRKSQVSIRYNSMPVPGPNGTILMETHKTVGQQMLSFPHLLQTVLHIIQVVVSYFLMLIFMTYNGYLCIAVAAGAGTGYFFFSWKKAVVVDITEHCH
- the SLC31A1 gene encoding high affinity copper uptake protein 1 isoform X5, whose protein sequence is MSHNHHMNSSMLPTMHPPEHHHSTAAPGHSHVSDMMMVAMTFHFSYENVPLLFSGLTINTPGEMAGAFVAVFFLAMFYEGLKIARECLLRKSQVSIRYNSMPVPGPNGTILMETHKTVGQQMLSFPHLLQTVLHIIQVVVSYFLMLIFMTYNGYLCIAVAAGAGTGYFFFSWKKAVVVDITEHCH
- the SLC31A1 gene encoding high affinity copper uptake protein 1 isoform X4, with protein sequence MVSLRCLCGLVPTLQTCGTVSVREGSHFSTCLLNISVVKMSHNHHMNSSMLPTMHPPEHHHSTAAPGHSHVSDMMMVAMTFHFSYENVPLLFSGLTINTPGEMAGAFVAVFFLAMFYEGLKIARECLLRKSQVSIRYNSMPVPGPNGTILMETHKTVGQQMLSFPHLLQTVLHIIQVVVSYFLMLIFMTYNGYLCIAVAAGAGTGYFFFSWKKAVVVDITEHCH
- the SLC31A1 gene encoding high affinity copper uptake protein 1 isoform X1 gives rise to the protein MGHEQWSVFDMPCSLLSPSASTTVLKGSSRGSLMGVMTEDQFSCVAYSSHEKLTALRKEGLPDPVLAAKSIGGRTLGSHFSTCLLNISVVKMSHNHHMNSSMLPTMHPPEHHHSTAAPGHSHVSDMMMAMTFHFSYENVPLLFSGLTINTPGEMAGAFVAVFFLAMFYEGLKIARECLLRKSQVSIRYNSMPVPGPNGTILMETHKTVGQQMLSFPHLLQTVLHIIQVVVSYFLMLIFMTYNGYLCIAVAAGAGTGYFFFSWKKAVVVDITEHCH